One segment of Rosa chinensis cultivar Old Blush chromosome 6, RchiOBHm-V2, whole genome shotgun sequence DNA contains the following:
- the LOC112168759 gene encoding disease resistance protein RUN1, which produces MALALATTIFPNTCPTSYHVFLSFSGDTRKTFTDHLYTAFVNSGFRTFRDDDELPRGQDIKPELRKAIEQSQSSVIVFSKDYASSGWCLDELVMIMERKRTCDHIVLPVFYDVDPSQVRKQTGSLAKAFARHERNHSLKDKVKRWRVALTEVADLAGMVLQNEADGHESKFIKKIVRVMEDKLRRIPLSVEPHLIGINSQTEDINLWLQDGSADVGILLIHGIRGIGKSTIAKFVYNSNSQRFERCSFLENVREVSEQSNGLLRLQKQLLNDILSGSKVKIHNISEGMAKIEDAVSSKRVFLVLDDVDHVDQLAALLRIQNRFHPGSKIIITSSCAGLLGAHCQIVKVHEVRTLGKDESLALFSWHAFGQDHPIESYTNHSKRVIDHCGGLPLALKVLGSSLSGKNLLVWESALNKLKAIPNGEIMKKLKISYDSLQDDHDRNLFLHIACFFIGMEKGIIVTILDDCDFFTEVGIQNLIDRCFLTTDKDNKLVQMHDMIRDMGREIVRLESKEPERRSRVWHHKDSFKILSENIGTQTIEGLVLNMQMYPSRNSSKVVLETNAFTRMHKLRLLQLSHVQLSGRYEEFPAGLRWLCWIKFPLASLPTDFPLESLVALEMCYSSLRRLWRGTKYLPSLKILNLSHSHDFIEISDFSCIPNLERLILEDCARLVSVHESIGVLERRLIYLSVKDCKNLRMLPENISILTFLETLVISGCSNLREFPTEMRKLQSLKVFQADGVPIHRLLVTTTREVELCSSPIQELSWASNLPRNLVNLSLRCCNLLDDDFPCDFANLLSLQTLDLSGNPISRLPDCIRGVTGLRDLSLSYCTKLKSLLRLPAESLHFSVTGCTSLEKVTFQSFWGRDSWWGSNHNLVEVQGKFKMEPIERVDKEMLKLLSLGNLETLENISMVNSGFYAQRIWKGTHPVQGLYENGIFSTFLPGDEVPGQFSHRSRGSSVSFTVPLLPNLNIRGLNVFSVIAQSNDNDSDPMTNNVNIDGPLHPTITVVINKSKGLKWIYGPLFSGVPGEGKDVIWLSHWKFGNRLTCGDEVTILIYTKSDFKVKECGIQLVYYDEKDHVTSTTDDPCFLRAGVRSTIPSHPGEKGITFLCYLRKEIDENIDLIRDINEKSEKEEGQVGDLVLTLAAQSGSNSNKRGLISRGWKGIMMATILILSLPLLTRSPLFQQRKKQQSTCPS; this is translated from the exons ATGGCTCTTGCACTTGCAACAACTATCTTTCCAAATACTTGTCCAACTAGTtatcatgtgttcttgagttTCAGCGGTGATACTCGCAAGACTTTTACTGACCACCTCTACACAGCCTTTGTCAATTCAGGCTTTCGTACGTTTCGAGATGACGACGAACTTCCAAGGGGACAAGATATCAAACCAGAACTGCGGAAAGCCATCGAGCAGTCACAAAGTTCTGTTATTGTGTTTTCAAAAGACTATGCGTCTTCCGGATGGTGCCTTGATGAGCTTGTGATGATCATGGAACGCAAGAGGACCTGCGATCACATAGTTTTACCTGTCTTCTACGATGTCGATCCATCCCAAGTAAGGAAGCAAACAGGAAGTCTTGCAAAAGCATTTGCTAGACACGAAAGAAATCATTCCTTGAAGGACAAGGTGAAACGATGGAGGGTGGCACTTACAGAAGTTGCAGATCTAGCAGGAATGGTATTGCAAAATGAAGCCGACGG GCACGAGTCTAAGTTTATCAAGAAAATTGTAAGGGTAATGGAAGATAAACTAAGGCGCATTCCCCTAAGTGTTGAACCCCACCTAATTGGAATAAATTCTCAAACGGAAGACATCAATTTATGGTTACAAGATGGATCAGCTGATGTTGGCATACTTTTAATTCATGGAATTCGTGGAATAGGAAAATCAACCATAGCGAAATTTGTTTATAATTCAAACTCTCAAAGATTTGAGAGATGCAGTTTCCTTGAAAATGTCAGAGAAGTTTCAGAACAATCAAATGGCTTGCTTCGGCTTCAAAAACAACTTCTTAATGATATTTTGAGTGGAAGTAAAGTGAAAATACACAATATTAGTGAAGGGATGGCTAAGATTGAAGATGCTGTTAGCTCTAAAAGAGTTTTTCTTGTTCTCGATGACGTGGATCATGTGGACCAATTAGCTGCATTACTGAGGATACAAAATCGATTTCATCCAGGAAGTAAGATCATCATAACAAGTAGCTGTGCGGGATTGTTAGGAGCTCACTGCCAAATTGTTAAGGTGCATGAGGTTAGGACCCTGGGTAAGGATGAATCATTGGCACTCTTTAGTTGGCATGCTTTTGGACAGGACCATCCCATTGAAAGTTATACCAATCATTCGAAAAGGGTAATAGATCACTGTGGAGGACTTCCACTAGCACTTAAAGTTTTAGGTTCTTCTTTATCAGGGAAGAATCTACTTGTCTGGGAAAGTGCATTGAACAAATTGAAAGCTATTCCAAATGGTGAAATAATGAAGAAACTCAAAATAAGCTATGACTCCTTACAAGATGATCATGACAGAAACTTATTCCTCCATATTGCATGCTTCTTTATCGGAATGGAGAAAGGTATCATTGTTACAATCTTAGATGACTGTGATTTCTTCACAGAGGTTGGCATTCAGAATCTCATTGATAGATGTTTTTTAACCACTGACAAAGATAATAAGCTGGTGCAAATGCATGATATGATTCGTGACATGGGAAGAGAAATTGTTCGTCTAGAATCCAAGGAGCCAGAACGACGTAGTCGAGTATGGCATCATAAGGATTCTTTCAAAATATTGTCCGAAAATATT GGCACCCAAACAATTGAAGGACTTGTTCTCAACATGCAAATGTACCCTTCGAGAAATTCAAGTAAGGTAGTATTGGAAACCAATGCATTTACAAGGATGCACAAACTAAGACTCCTCCAGCTCAGTCATGTGCAGCTCAGTGGACGCTACGAAGAATTTCCTGCAGGACTAAGATGGCTTTGTTGGATTAAATTTCCTTTAGCTTCCTTACCCACTGATTTTCCGTTGGAGAGCCTTGTTGCTCTTGAAATGTGTTATAGTAGTTTGAGACGACTTTGGAGGGGAACAAAG TATCTCCCATCACTAAAAATCTTAAATCTCAGCCACTCTCATGACTTTATAGAAATCTCTGATTTCTCATGTATCCCTAATCTAGAGAGACTCATTCTTGAAGATTGTGCGAGATTGGTAAGTGTTCATGAATCCATCGGAGTCCTGGAGAGAAGGCTTATTTATTTGAGTGTGAAAGATTGCAAAAATCTTAGGATGCTTCCGGAGAACATTTCTATCCTAACCTTCCTTGAAACACTTGTTATCTCTGGTTGTTCAAATCTTAGAGAGTTTCCGACAGAAATGAGGAAGCTACAATCGTTGAAAGTGTTTCAAGCAGATGGAGTTCCAATACATCGGTTACTAGTCACTACCACCAGGGAGGTCGAACTTTGCTCAAGTCCGATTCAAGAACTTTCTTGGGCTTCTAATCTTCCACGGAATTTAGTAAACTTGAGTCTAAGATGCTGCAATCTTTTGGATGATGATTTTCCATGTGATTTTGCTAATCTATTGTCGCTGCAAACATTGGATCTCAGCGGGAACCCAATTTCTAGGCTACCGGATTGCATAAGAGGTGTTACTGGCCTCCGAGACCTGTCTTTGAGCTATTGTACAAAGCTCAAATCACTTCTAAGGCTACCAGCAGAATCACTTCATTTCTCTGTGACCGGGTGCACATCATTGGAAAAAGTAACATTTCAATCTTTTTGGGGACGTGATTCTTGGTGGGGGTCCAACCATAACCTTGTTGAGGTACAGGGTAAGTTCAAGATGGAACCCATTGAAAGAGTTGATAAAGAAATGCTAAAACTTTTGAGTCTAGGCAACCTGGAAACCTTGGAAAACATTTCGATGGTCAATAGTGGATTTTATGCTCAACGCATATGGAAGGGAACACATCCCGtccag GGACTGTACGAAAATGGTATATTCAGCACATTCCTTCCTGGAGACGAAGTTCCAGGCCAGTTCAGCCATAGAAGCAGAGGGTCCTCTGTATCCTTTACTGTGCCTTTACTTCCCAATCTCAATATACGAGGGCTGAATGTCTTCTCGGTCATAGCACAATCCAACGACAATGATTCTGATCCTATGACCAATAATGTCAATATTGATGGTCCACTTCATCCGACAATTACCGTCGTGATTAATAAGAGCAAGGGGCTGAAGTGGATCTATGGTCCACTATTCTCTGGCGTTCCAGGTGAAGGAAAAGATGTGATATGGTTAAGTCACTGGAAGTTTGGGAATCGACTTACATGTGGTGATGAGGTGACTATTTTAATATATACGAAATCTGATTTCAAGGTAAAGGAGTGTGGCATCCAGCTTGTTTACTACGATGAGAAAGATCATGTGACTTCAACCACGGACGATCCTTGTTTTCTCCGAGCTGGAGTTCGGTCAACAATACCCTCTCATCCGGGGGAGAAAGGAATAACCTTCCTATGCTAtctaagaaaagaaattgatgaaAATATTGACCTCATTAGGGATATCAATGAAAAATCAG agaaagaagaagggCAAGTGGGTGACCTCGTCCTCACTCTTGCAGCACAAAGTGGCAGCAATAGCAATAAACGAGGTTTGATCAGCAGAGGTTGGAAGGGAATCATGATGGCCACCATCCtcattctttctcttcctctgctTACTCGCTCTCCTCTCTTCCAGCAGCGAAAGAAACAACAGTCCACATGCCCTTCATGA